The following coding sequences are from one Paenibacillus stellifer window:
- a CDS encoding TerC family protein: MDVGLLLEYGWVLLVLVALEGLLAADNALVLAIMVKHLPEETRKKALFYGLFGAFIFRFGSLFVISYLVDIWQVQAIGALYLLFIAGNHIIRKVVAARRPEAQSITEEAAATDGKESGGKKSSFWLTVLKVEIADIAFAVDSILAAVALAVALPASGLPQIGGLDGGVFLVIFAGGFIGLVIMRFAASFFVKLLHSRPGLEVAAFVIVGWVGVKLAVITLAHPSLGVLSEHFAHSTAWKATFYIVLVLIAAIGWFMSKEVTEEHKDENPVREVDSQLGK, translated from the coding sequence ATGGATGTAGGTTTGTTATTGGAATACGGCTGGGTGCTTCTCGTGCTGGTTGCGCTGGAAGGACTGCTTGCGGCCGACAACGCGCTGGTGCTCGCCATTATGGTGAAGCATCTGCCCGAGGAAACAAGGAAGAAAGCTCTCTTCTACGGGCTGTTCGGCGCCTTTATTTTCCGCTTTGGATCGCTGTTCGTGATTTCCTACCTCGTGGATATTTGGCAGGTTCAGGCGATTGGAGCCCTCTACCTGCTGTTCATCGCGGGAAATCATATCATCCGGAAAGTCGTCGCGGCCCGCAGGCCGGAGGCGCAATCAATTACGGAAGAAGCGGCCGCAACAGATGGCAAGGAATCCGGCGGAAAGAAGTCCAGTTTCTGGCTGACCGTGCTAAAAGTCGAAATCGCAGATATCGCATTTGCCGTTGATTCGATCCTGGCTGCAGTCGCATTGGCTGTGGCGCTTCCGGCGAGTGGTCTTCCGCAGATCGGCGGTCTGGACGGCGGCGTGTTCCTCGTTATTTTTGCCGGCGGCTTTATCGGGCTTGTCATTATGCGGTTCGCTGCTTCCTTCTTCGTCAAATTGCTTCACTCGCGCCCGGGTCTTGAAGTTGCCGCGTTCGTTATCGTAGGCTGGGTTGGCGTCAAGCTGGCCGTCATTACACTCGCGCATCCGTCTCTCGGCGTTCTGTCGGAGCACTTCGCGCACAGTACCGCTTGGAAGGCGACTTTCTATATCGTGCTGGTACTCATTGCCGCCATCGGCTGGTTCATGAGCAAAGAAGTCACGGAAGAGCATAAAGACGAGAATCCGGTACGAGAAGTAGACTCGCAATTAGGCAAGTAG
- the nifK gene encoding nitrogenase molybdenum-iron protein subunit beta, with the protein MSKERLNIPDYNTLFTEERFVQQRENKKQFEAPCSAQETAEALAYSKSAEYLEKNFDRKAVVINPHKACQPLGAMMAALGFEKTLPFVHGSQGCNSYFRSHLSRHFKEPTPAVSSSMTEDAAVFGGLSNMVDGLENAVALYKPDMVAVCTTCMAEVIGDDLSAFIGTARQKGAIAQDLPVTFANTPSFIGSHTTGYDAMIKNILSQLYERSGLQAAPGTGEESGEKLNVLLGFEGYTGNFAEIRKILNAFDTKYTLLGDHSGNFDSPATGEYEYYYGGTKLDDVPKAANALGSLVLQKYTLKKTQDFIKGTWKQQVSAMSTPLGVKATDKLLEAISELTGLPVPASLIEERGRVIDAYTDSHPYLHGKRVSLVGDPDLLIGLIGFCLEVGMEPVHILCSNGDVEYNDVKFKEEAEALLASSPFGSEATVYVGKDLWHLRSLLINDPVDLVIGSSHVKFAAKDSNTPLIRVGFPIFDRHHMHRNPTIGYQGALNLLTLIVNTVLEQLDNNNSGFNYDLVR; encoded by the coding sequence ATGAGCAAGGAAAGATTGAATATTCCGGATTATAACACACTGTTCACGGAAGAACGCTTTGTTCAGCAACGTGAGAACAAGAAGCAGTTCGAAGCGCCTTGCAGCGCGCAGGAGACTGCCGAAGCCCTCGCTTACTCCAAGTCTGCAGAGTACCTGGAGAAGAACTTTGACCGCAAAGCGGTTGTTATTAACCCGCACAAGGCCTGCCAGCCGCTTGGCGCCATGATGGCCGCTCTCGGATTTGAGAAGACCCTGCCGTTCGTTCACGGCTCCCAGGGTTGTAACTCTTACTTCCGCAGCCATCTGAGCCGTCACTTTAAAGAGCCGACGCCGGCCGTTTCCTCCTCGATGACTGAAGACGCAGCCGTATTCGGCGGTCTGAGCAACATGGTTGACGGTCTGGAGAATGCAGTCGCTCTGTACAAACCGGATATGGTTGCTGTCTGTACGACTTGTATGGCGGAAGTTATTGGTGATGACCTGTCGGCCTTTATCGGAACAGCTCGTCAAAAAGGAGCCATCGCTCAGGACCTGCCGGTTACATTCGCGAACACTCCGAGCTTCATCGGTTCGCATACCACAGGTTACGACGCCATGATCAAGAATATCCTGAGCCAGCTGTATGAGCGTTCCGGTCTTCAAGCTGCTCCGGGAACAGGCGAAGAAAGCGGCGAGAAGCTGAATGTTCTGCTTGGATTCGAAGGATACACCGGCAACTTTGCCGAGATCCGCAAAATCCTGAACGCATTTGATACGAAATACACCCTCCTTGGCGACCATAGCGGCAACTTCGATTCCCCGGCTACCGGCGAATACGAGTACTACTATGGCGGCACCAAGCTGGATGATGTTCCAAAGGCTGCTAATGCTCTGGGTTCGCTCGTACTTCAGAAATATACGCTGAAGAAGACCCAGGACTTTATCAAAGGCACCTGGAAACAGCAGGTTTCCGCAATGTCGACTCCGCTGGGCGTCAAAGCGACCGACAAGCTGCTTGAAGCGATCAGCGAGCTGACAGGACTTCCGGTTCCTGCATCCCTGATTGAAGAACGCGGCCGTGTCATTGACGCTTACACCGACAGCCATCCTTATCTGCATGGCAAGCGTGTATCGCTGGTAGGCGACCCCGACCTTCTGATCGGTCTGATCGGATTCTGTCTGGAAGTCGGCATGGAGCCGGTTCACATCCTCTGCTCCAATGGCGATGTGGAATACAATGATGTGAAGTTCAAAGAAGAAGCCGAAGCTCTGCTGGCCTCAAGCCCGTTCGGTTCCGAAGCTACCGTCTATGTCGGCAAAGACTTGTGGCATCTGCGCTCGCTGCTGATCAACGATCCGGTTGATCTGGTAATCGGCAGCTCGCATGTGAAGTTTGCTGCTAAGGATTCGAACACGCCGCTCATTCGCGTAGGCTTCCCGATCTTTGACCGTCATCATATGCACCGTAATCCGACTATCGGATACCAAGGCGCGCTGAATCTTCTGACTTTGATCGTCAACACTGTTCTGGAGCAGTTGGACAACAACAATTCCGGCTTCAACTACGACCTGGTCCGCTAA
- the rlmN gene encoding 23S rRNA (adenine(2503)-C(2))-methyltransferase RlmN: MSKTSIYGLTFDGFAAWLLERGHRKFRALQVWDYLYVKRVTDFGQMEEVNPEALGLLAEHFTINTLAEHVKQESVDGTVKFLFRLQDGNLIETVLMRQKYGLAVCVTTQVGCNIGCSFCASGLLKKDRDLSAGEIVEQIMQVQMYLDARGKGESVSHIVVMGIGEPFDNFENLTAFIQIIKNQKGLDIAGRHITVSTSGLADKIIEFTDCNLQVNLAISLHAPSNELRTKIMKINRAVPIEKLMSALEYYLQKTKRRTTLEYILLRDINDQQEHALELAELIRGYGPLVNVNLIPYNPVDEHSQYQRSDRETVRAFFDTLKKQGISVSTRLEQGSDIDAACGQLRSKQIKEIKQTALG; the protein is encoded by the coding sequence ATTCCGGGCGCTTCAGGTATGGGATTATCTCTATGTGAAGCGGGTTACGGATTTCGGGCAAATGGAGGAAGTGAATCCGGAGGCGCTCGGGCTGTTGGCCGAGCATTTTACGATAAACACATTGGCCGAGCATGTGAAGCAGGAATCCGTGGACGGAACCGTTAAATTTCTGTTCAGACTGCAGGACGGCAATCTGATCGAGACGGTGCTGATGCGCCAGAAATACGGCCTTGCCGTCTGCGTAACGACCCAGGTGGGCTGTAACATCGGCTGCAGCTTCTGCGCAAGCGGGCTGTTGAAGAAGGACCGGGATCTGTCCGCAGGCGAGATCGTGGAGCAGATCATGCAGGTTCAGATGTATCTGGACGCGCGGGGCAAGGGAGAATCGGTCAGTCATATCGTGGTCATGGGGATCGGAGAGCCTTTCGACAACTTCGAGAATTTAACAGCATTCATCCAGATTATCAAGAACCAGAAGGGTCTCGATATCGCCGGGCGCCATATTACGGTCTCCACCAGCGGACTTGCGGACAAAATCATCGAATTTACGGACTGCAACCTGCAGGTGAATCTGGCGATCTCCCTGCATGCTCCCAGCAATGAGCTCCGCACCAAAATTATGAAGATCAATCGTGCCGTGCCGATCGAGAAACTGATGTCTGCATTGGAGTATTATCTTCAGAAGACGAAGCGCAGAACGACGCTTGAATATATCCTTCTCCGGGATATCAACGACCAGCAGGAGCATGCGCTTGAGCTGGCTGAACTGATTCGCGGCTACGGTCCGCTTGTGAATGTCAATCTTATCCCTTACAACCCGGTAGATGAGCACAGCCAGTATCAGCGGAGCGACCGTGAGACGGTCCGGGCTTTCTTTGATACCCTGAAGAAGCAGGGCATCAGCGTCAGCACGCGTCTGGAGCAAGGCAGTGACATCGATGCCGCCTGCGGCCAACTGCGGAGCAAACAGATCAAAGAGATTAAACAAACGGCTCTCGGATAA
- the nifD gene encoding nitrogenase molybdenum-iron protein alpha chain, producing MGLDIEANKKLVEEILEAYPDKARKDRKKHFQVNTEESKESCSCSLKSNIKSRPGVMTPRGCSYAGSKGVVWGPIKDMVHISHGPIGCGQYSWGTRRNYANGTLGIDNFTAMQITSDFSETDIVFGGDKKLEIICREIKEMFPLAKGISVQSECPVGLIGDDIEAVSKKMSKELDMPIVPVRCEGFRGVSQSLGHHIANDAIRDFVLGKADLKETGPYDVNIIGDYNIGGDAWASRILLEEMGLRVIAQWSGDGTLNELEIAHKAKLNLIHCHRSMNYMVDHMEKAYGIPWFEYNFFGPSKTYESLRAIAAMFDEKIQENCEKMIAKHKVEMDKIIAKYRPRLEGKKVLLMIGGLRSRHTVGAYEDLGMDIVASGYEFAHKDDYERTFPMMQEGSIIMDDPTAYELEELAQKMGVDLVGSGVKEKYVYHKMGIPFRQMHSWDYSGPYHGFDGFKIFAKDMDMTVNSPIWGLMNKKEKVQPEGASI from the coding sequence ATGGGACTGGATATTGAGGCTAATAAAAAACTAGTTGAAGAAATTCTGGAAGCCTATCCCGATAAAGCAAGGAAGGATCGCAAAAAGCACTTTCAGGTAAACACCGAGGAATCGAAAGAAAGCTGCAGCTGCTCCCTGAAATCGAACATTAAATCCCGTCCGGGCGTAATGACGCCACGCGGCTGCTCCTATGCCGGTTCGAAAGGCGTAGTATGGGGCCCGATCAAGGACATGGTTCACATCTCCCACGGCCCGATCGGCTGCGGACAGTACAGCTGGGGTACGCGTCGCAACTATGCAAACGGCACGCTCGGCATCGACAACTTCACCGCTATGCAGATTACCAGTGATTTCTCCGAGACGGACATCGTCTTCGGCGGCGACAAGAAGCTGGAAATCATCTGCCGCGAAATCAAGGAAATGTTCCCGCTGGCAAAAGGGATCTCCGTACAATCGGAATGTCCGGTCGGTCTGATCGGCGACGACATCGAAGCGGTATCCAAGAAGATGAGCAAGGAGCTTGACATGCCGATCGTTCCGGTCCGCTGCGAAGGCTTCCGCGGCGTCAGCCAATCGCTTGGTCACCATATTGCGAACGATGCTATCCGCGACTTCGTTCTCGGCAAAGCCGATCTGAAGGAAACAGGTCCTTACGATGTTAATATTATCGGTGACTACAACATCGGCGGCGATGCTTGGGCTTCCCGTATCCTGCTGGAAGAAATGGGCCTTCGCGTTATCGCCCAATGGTCCGGCGACGGCACGCTGAACGAGCTGGAAATTGCCCATAAGGCGAAGCTGAACCTCATTCACTGTCACCGCTCCATGAACTACATGGTTGACCATATGGAGAAAGCTTACGGTATTCCGTGGTTTGAATATAACTTCTTCGGACCTTCCAAGACCTATGAAAGCCTGCGCGCCATCGCCGCTATGTTCGACGAGAAGATTCAAGAGAACTGCGAGAAGATGATCGCCAAGCACAAGGTTGAAATGGACAAAATCATCGCCAAGTACAGACCTCGTCTGGAAGGCAAGAAAGTGCTGCTGATGATCGGCGGTCTGCGTTCCCGCCATACAGTGGGCGCATATGAAGATCTGGGCATGGACATCGTGGCTTCCGGTTACGAATTCGCCCACAAGGACGACTATGAAAGAACCTTCCCAATGATGCAGGAAGGATCGATCATCATGGACGACCCGACTGCATACGAATTGGAAGAACTGGCTCAGAAGATGGGCGTTGACCTCGTAGGCTCCGGCGTCAAGGAGAAATACGTATACCACAAGATGGGCATTCCGTTCCGTCAAATGCACTCTTGGGATTACAGCGGTCCGTACCATGGTTTCGACGGCTTCAAGATTTTTGCCAAGGACATGGATATGACCGTGAACAGCCCGATTTGGGGCCTGATGAATAAGAAAGAAAAGGTTCAACCAGAGGGGGCGAGCATATGA
- the nifB gene encoding nitrogenase cofactor biosynthesis protein NifB, translating to MKPEPTSCSSNAAVDDISRHPCYNEEAHRFFARMHIPVAPACNIQCNYCNRKFDCVNESRPGVVSEVLSPEQAERKVKGVAAQLMQLSVVGIAGPGDPLANADKTFDTFARVKKHVPDVMTCLSTNGLTLYRHIDRIVELGIGHVTITINAIDPDVGKEIYPWVFDEGVRYEGREAAALLISRQLQGVEELAKRGILVKVNSIMIPGVNDEHLLEVSKKVKELGATIHNVTPLIIAPGSQYEKDGRKAPRPKELIQLQEKLSEGGTKLMRHCRQCRADAVGLLGQDRNQDFQLDKMDDDLVIDLDAREQFQQELDAKIRQRMIAKSNQRSILDENKRTRVAVASRGGDKVNQHFGHATEFMIYDTDGTEVKFIGMRKIQAYCHGTADCNGEKGETLQEITSILSDCRILLSSGIGDAPRMALNKAGILPLVRKGGIQEAILESVKYGSYFEHINISKG from the coding sequence ATGAAGCCGGAGCCGACATCGTGTTCATCAAACGCAGCAGTGGATGATATCAGTCGCCACCCTTGCTACAACGAAGAAGCCCATCGGTTCTTTGCCCGGATGCATATTCCGGTCGCTCCCGCCTGCAACATTCAGTGCAATTACTGCAACCGCAAATTCGACTGTGTGAACGAAAGCAGACCGGGGGTTGTCAGTGAGGTGCTCTCTCCAGAGCAAGCGGAGCGGAAGGTTAAGGGTGTGGCAGCGCAGCTTATGCAGCTGTCGGTAGTCGGCATTGCAGGGCCCGGCGATCCGCTGGCCAACGCGGACAAGACGTTTGACACGTTCGCCAGAGTCAAGAAGCATGTGCCCGATGTCATGACCTGCCTCAGTACGAACGGCCTGACGCTGTATCGGCACATTGATCGAATCGTGGAATTGGGGATCGGACACGTAACGATCACGATCAATGCAATCGACCCGGACGTAGGCAAGGAGATTTATCCCTGGGTATTTGATGAAGGGGTTCGTTACGAAGGAAGAGAAGCCGCCGCTCTCCTGATCAGCCGCCAGCTTCAGGGCGTGGAGGAACTGGCCAAGAGAGGCATTCTCGTCAAAGTTAACTCGATCATGATTCCGGGAGTCAACGACGAGCATCTGCTCGAAGTATCGAAGAAAGTCAAGGAGCTTGGCGCAACGATTCATAATGTGACGCCGCTGATTATCGCTCCGGGCAGCCAGTACGAGAAAGACGGACGCAAGGCGCCGCGCCCCAAAGAATTGATTCAGCTGCAAGAGAAGCTGAGCGAGGGCGGAACCAAGCTGATGCGCCACTGCCGGCAGTGCCGCGCGGACGCGGTAGGATTGCTCGGACAGGACCGCAATCAGGATTTCCAGCTCGATAAGATGGATGATGATCTGGTGATCGACCTCGATGCCAGAGAGCAGTTCCAGCAGGAATTGGACGCCAAGATCCGGCAGCGCATGATTGCGAAGTCGAACCAGCGCTCCATACTGGACGAGAACAAGAGAACCCGGGTCGCTGTTGCTTCCCGCGGCGGAGACAAGGTTAATCAGCATTTTGGCCACGCGACGGAATTCATGATCTACGATACAGACGGAACCGAAGTGAAGTTCATCGGTATGCGTAAGATACAGGCTTACTGCCACGGTACGGCGGATTGCAACGGAGAGAAAGGCGAAACGCTTCAGGAGATTACATCGATCCTGAGCGACTGCCGGATCCTCTTAAGCTCTGGAATCGGCGATGCGCCTCGCATGGCGTTGAACAAGGCTGGCATCCTGCCGCTGGTCCGCAAAGGCGGAATTCAAGAAGCAATTCTTGAAAGTGTAAAATACGGTTCTTATTTTGAACACATAAATATTTCGAAGGGATGA
- the nifH gene encoding nitrogenase iron protein: MTKKLRQIAFYGKGGIGKSTTSQNTLAQLATTFGQKIMIVGCDPKADSTRLILNTKAQQTVLHLAAEMGSVEDLELEDVVATGFGGILCVESGGPEPGVGCAGRGIITSINFLEEQGAYDGMDFISYDVLGDVVCGGFAMPIRENKAQEIYIVCSGEMMAMYAANNIARGILKYAHSGGVRLGGLICNSRNTDREDELIMELARRLNTQMIHFVPRDNVVQHAELRRMTVTQYNPEHNQANEYKQLADKILHNEMLTIPTPIEMDELEQLLIEFGVVEDEETAIKKLEAAGH, translated from the coding sequence ATGACTAAGAAACTGAGACAAATCGCATTCTACGGCAAAGGCGGTATCGGTAAATCCACCACTTCCCAAAATACACTGGCTCAGCTGGCCACCACTTTCGGTCAGAAGATCATGATCGTTGGCTGTGACCCGAAAGCTGACTCCACTCGTCTGATTCTGAATACGAAAGCTCAGCAAACCGTGCTTCACCTGGCTGCTGAAATGGGTTCGGTTGAAGATCTCGAGCTCGAAGACGTAGTAGCTACCGGCTTCGGCGGCATCCTCTGCGTTGAATCCGGCGGTCCGGAACCAGGCGTAGGCTGCGCAGGACGCGGTATCATCACTTCGATCAACTTCCTGGAAGAGCAGGGCGCTTACGACGGCATGGACTTCATCTCCTACGACGTACTGGGTGACGTTGTGTGCGGCGGTTTCGCAATGCCGATCCGCGAGAACAAAGCGCAAGAAATCTACATTGTATGCTCCGGTGAAATGATGGCTATGTACGCAGCCAACAACATCGCTCGCGGTATTCTGAAATACGCGCACAGCGGCGGCGTTCGTCTGGGTGGTCTGATCTGTAACTCCCGTAACACTGACCGTGAAGATGAGCTGATCATGGAACTGGCTCGCCGTCTGAACACGCAGATGATTCACTTCGTGCCTCGCGACAACGTCGTACAGCATGCCGAGCTGAGAAGAATGACGGTTACCCAGTACAACCCGGAACACAATCAAGCCAACGAGTACAAGCAATTGGCTGACAAGATTCTGCACAACGAAATGCTGACCATCCCGACTCCAATCGAAATGGACGAACTCGAGCAGCTGCTGATCGAATTCGGTGTTGTAGAAGATGAAGAAACAGCCATCAAGAAGCTCGAAGCTGCAGGTCACTAA